In one window of Fibrobacter sp. UBA4297 DNA:
- a CDS encoding TIGR02147 family protein encodes MKSIFEYNDYRLYLQDYLDERKRYEKFSWRMFCREAGFSSPNFLKLVRDGAWNLSKVKSGQVARAMGLVEYEEEYFRQLVIFGNAVDDDVKNAALAEMQRIASEHKARVIDKDALQYYESWKYPVIRELAPLMPGATPRDIAEECKEYVSAEEVRDVIDFLVNAGFLKKEGDKIYSQTDQTVIGSKDALSAAIRAMHKEMAGMALRAVDRYSAKERFFTGITVGVDEVAYDKIVDIIKDSCKRIVAVVGANKKTNQVCRVNFQFFPVTNKIKEKKHA; translated from the coding sequence ATGAAATCGATTTTTGAATATAACGATTATCGTCTCTATTTGCAGGACTATTTAGACGAACGTAAACGGTATGAAAAATTTTCATGGCGTATGTTCTGTCGTGAAGCTGGCTTTTCGTCTCCAAATTTTTTAAAGCTTGTTCGTGATGGTGCGTGGAATCTTAGCAAGGTGAAATCGGGCCAAGTCGCAAGAGCTATGGGTCTTGTTGAATATGAAGAAGAATATTTTAGACAATTAGTCATCTTTGGAAATGCCGTAGATGATGATGTGAAAAATGCTGCTCTAGCTGAAATGCAACGGATTGCCTCTGAACATAAAGCTCGTGTTATAGACAAAGATGCACTCCAATATTATGAATCCTGGAAATATCCTGTTATCCGTGAACTGGCCCCGCTCATGCCGGGAGCAACTCCTCGCGACATTGCCGAGGAATGCAAGGAATACGTCTCTGCTGAAGAAGTCCGGGATGTTATCGATTTTCTTGTCAATGCTGGCTTCTTGAAAAAAGAAGGGGATAAAATTTATTCGCAGACGGACCAAACTGTTATTGGTTCTAAGGATGCTCTTTCGGCTGCGATTCGGGCAATGCATAAGGAAATGGCGGGTATGGCATTACGTGCTGTGGATCGATATTCTGCAAAGGAACGCTTTTTTACCGGGATTACGGTTGGTGTCGATGAAGTGGCCTACGATAAAATTGTTGATATTATTAAGGATAGCTGTAAAAGAATTGTCGCTGTTGTGGGTGCTAACAAAAAGACGAATCAGGTTTGCCGAGTGAACTTTCAATTTTTCCCAGTGACGAATAAAATTAAGGAGAAAAAACATGCGTAA